The Mauremys reevesii isolate NIE-2019 linkage group 1, ASM1616193v1, whole genome shotgun sequence genome has a segment encoding these proteins:
- the LOC120404238 gene encoding olfactory receptor 52R1-like: protein MSDSNTTYITNPSTFILLGIPGLEAAHIWISIPFCTMYATAILGNFTILFIVKREPSLHVPMYYFLCMLAVTDLVLCMSTMPKMLSIFWFNFRDIDFSACLTQMYFVHCVSVIESGIFVAMGFDRYVAICHPLRHSIILTNPVVAKAIMAIVLRGGMIILPYPFLVRQWPYCRTNIIPQSYCAHIAVVKLACADTRVNSYYGLFVLFCVLGLDAIFIAMTYVQILRVIFSLPTNDARFKAFGTCGSHVFVILAFYIPGLIFSLMYRFAQNVPLHFQVLFPNVYLFIPPMLNPIIYGVRTKQIRDRLLRLFTH, encoded by the coding sequence atgtcagattccaacacaacctacatcaccaacccctccaccttcatcctactgggcattcctggcctggaggcagcccacATCTGGATCTCCATCCCATTCTGCACCATGTATGCCacagccatcttggggaacttcaccatcctgttcattgtgaagagggagccgagcctccatgttcccatgtactatttcctctgcatgctggctgtcaccgacctggtcctgtGCATGTCCACcatgcccaaaatgctgagcattttCTGGTTCAACTTCAGGGAcatcgatttcagtgcctgcctcacccagatgtacttcgttCATTGCGTCTCAGTGATAGAGTCTGGCATCTTTGTGGCCATGGGTTTTGaccgctacgtggccatctgccatcccctgagacattccatcATCCTGACAAATCCCGTGGTGGCCAAGGCCATCATGGCCATAGTGCTGCGTGGCGGCATGATCATactgccctatcccttcctggtgaggcaatggccatattgcagaaccaacatcatcccccagtCGTACTGCGCACATATAGCTGTGGTGAAGTTGGCCTGCGCTGACACCCGTGTCAATAGTTACTATGGCCTCTTTGTACTATTCTGTGTGTTGGGTCTGGATGCAATTTTTATTGCCATGACCTATGTCCAGATCCTCAGGgtcatcttcagcctccccacaaacgATGCCCGGTTCAAGGCTTTTGGGACCTGCGGCTCCCACGTCTTTGTCATTTTAGCCTTTTATATCCCAGGTCTCATCTTCTCTCTCATGTATAGATTTGCCCAgaatgtgcccctgcatttccaaGTTCTCTTTCCCAATGTGTACCTCTTTATTccccccatgctaaaccccatcatctacggggtgaggaccaaacagatccgggacaggctgctccggctctttactcat